The DNA segment ATATCTTGTTGTTTGCTAGTTTCACCAAACTTATGGTTGATGTTACTTTCTAGAGAGCTCGGGTGGTGTTAATATTGCAAGGTAATTGCAGTTCAGTCTTCTGTAGGTCTGTCATGATTGGTCTCTCTTAGTTTCAAATATCAGGAATTTCCTTGTAACAGAAGTAGCAAGGATGGCCATTTTTCAGCAACTTGGGCTTCACTTATTGCATAGTTAATGAGATTGGTTTTGGTAATAGGGATCAGTAATGAATGATAGATTGGAATTGACAGAACTGATTGGATTGGATTTGGAGGATTGAGATCCATATAACTAAAACTAATTGTATATAATAACTAGTGTTTTGAAAAGGCCCTTGCCTAGGAGCTCGTGCAAGGCAAGGCAAGGCCAGGCTAGAGAGTCTTGAAGAGGGTCGGGGCGAGTTGTTTTAAACAGGAGCAACTCGGTGCATGCTTGTGCCAATCGAAGCTTGGGTTCGATTTGGCTAGCTTGGGTTCAATCAATTTAGTTTAGTTGGTTCAGCCAAACCAACTAAAGTCCCACTTAACATATGCAATTCTTTTACTTTTACTTTTATGTtaaaaagaacttgagaacataaaaatattatatgttaatttgtttttacatttacttctaaaagtatatgtaaaataaaaaaatctaattaagtaATGGGTAATAGTTAAAGTGACTATGATATTTTCGAGGGAAAAAGTATTGATCATATCTTACAAGTATATTGCTAtactaaataattattttatatttgttgTATAGAAAGTCCCATAGTCATCCATTTGCAGTTTTGATGATAGTATTAGCTCTACTATATGACCCTGTTGCTAAGATAAGTAATAAAAATTTGTTTGAAGAGAGCATACGTAGAATAGTGGATTAATTTTGGATTCCATGATATCTCTCTTCATCATGAAAGCATTATAATTACTTTAGTATGTTGAGAACTGATTCCTATTCTTCCCTGGTATCTCCTATATCTTTTTCTCTGTCTAATATGGTGAATGACAACCATTCTTCAATAATGAGAGGCAACAATGCAATGATTGCAAACAAATGGTGAATGCAATATTGTTGCTTATCCTACTTAAGTTTGTAGTAATGGTTAtggatttatttttgttttttttttcatcgaGATCTGTCCAAAACATAGTTGAACCAATCCATATCCTGGCTGGCCACAGATTGGCCATCTCTTGAGTCTGGTTCAAGCTTGAACCACTTCATAATGAATGTCTAAGTCCCATTAGAGCAACATTGCAACTATACCAAGGTTTTCTAACAAAAAAGCAAAGGCAGCTGCAGAATTATATAGATGGGAATTAAACACTTATTATTGCTTTGTTCTCCATTATCTGATAAAGCATGAATTTCAACTATCTGGGGAAGTTTCTGTTCTTGGTAACTAAACCCTAGTGGCCAATAATTCATTTAGTGTGTTTGAGCTAGAACACAAATGTTGTGGGTTTAATTTGGACTGGCATTGATGCACCAAGTTCTAAATTCCAGTGATTAAATCAATTAGATCAAGTGTGTCCCTATGGAAATTCCAATCAATCTGAAGGTTGTagtatcttaagttaaagtttccatagtttttctttgcatttgttttcttttttatccCGTGtgttgttgaaaattttaataagtaATCGTGAAGAGGACTACCTTGTCAAAATAAGTGGAATCTTGGATCCTATAGGAACATTTTCTCATAATCTGGAATGAACATTTGGGTGGAATTTGAGGTGATTTTGCAATGGTAAATAGCAGAAGTTTTTCACTCTTAAATTGTATTAAGATTAGTGTCTTTTTGTCTTAATTTAGGAATGGAGGCTTTTTGAGAGCCAAATAACTGCAGTCAGTTTGTGCTATAGACCACTATTAATATAGCTCTTAATTACACAAATATAAATAGTAGTGCATGTGAATAGCACCAGAACTAAAGCATGTCAtatcagttatggtaaagctagtTGTAAGACAGTATCCACATTCCTCAGCCCTTGACCTGAAATAAATCAAACCAGGGCTTCATCTTAATTTTAAATCTAACTTGAGGTCAGGTTAAGTTGGAACAAGATCAGGCTGTGGAGTTGTGAAATTGCAGCAACAGATTCTGTATTTGAGATGTAATAAGTTGTGAAGATGAAAAAAGACGGTCATAGAAAAGATATCTAATGTGGAAAAAGTTGATACACTTTGGTGATGACTGATGACATCTAGAGCAAAGAGTGTTATCTGGCTTGAGCAATCCTTGGAAATGGATTGTCATCTATCGAGTCCACTGCTTGATGGCTTGCATATTGAGTTATTTTGAAGCGTCACAATGATGTATTATTGAAGAGATTGAAAGGGGTGATTGAGGGTTTCAGCAGCCTGCTCAGGCGTCATTAAGGATGCCATAGCAGATGTCACCATGGCAAGGAAGCTAAAAAATGAAAGGCAACAATTTGACTGGGATGGGATATTTTTTAGTTTTGAGACAAAACTATATTGAAATTAGATTGCCAATATTTCAGCATCAATCTGGCCAGTACTAAGATCACATCGGCTTGATTGATCCCTGCTCAGACTAAGCTCAAGGAATCCCTTATTAGTGCTAGGACTTTGGGTTAGTTCTGAATTCCAAGTTCATTCATGTTTACTTGTATAAGTTGCAGCTATGGCTATAGGGTTGGAAGAGTTTTGATAAAAAATCTCCATAATGTTACAAACTTGATGTGCAACAAATGAATTGACTAATAACTTTGACATGTTTGATGAAAACACAACAGCCATTTATTTTtgctttatatttattattttgaagTATCATTTAAACTTGAGATATATGTAGATTTTTCTGGTTAAATTCTTTTATCTACTTTTGAGTATCCTTTATTCACAAAGGTAGTGAACCAAATGGACTACCATGTTCAGTTATATGACAGGCGTGTATCACTTTTATCGgtcttcatttattttttattctgatTTCtgttcataatatttttttaataaatagttATTTCGTTTTTTATAGCTAACTTCGTGTTCATTTATGAAGTTTGTTCTTTGTGTGATCTGTCCCATGTCTTGTATTATAAAGAAAACTTTGTAAGCCAACTGTATGGCTAACCATTTTTTATGGATCAAAGAGTTGAATGATTAAGAAAGAAGACAGAAAAAATTGATATAGATTTGAATATTGGGGTGGATGTGTCAGATTGCTAGAAGAgataaattacttttttttttcacgaATAATTAGGTTAGACCCAAAAGATGATAAATGAGAAAAAATGAGTTCATGTTGACATATTCAAAGAAGGATCTGGCAATGCTCTGGTTGGATTGAGTCAAGTTGATTAGAATTAGTGGAGGGGTGCAGAGATATCTAAGAATACTTTATTAAAACGAATTAAAGGAGATTTGATTACTCTTGATATAGTTAGTGATGTGCCTCTAAAGAGAGCGTAGTGGTGCAAAAAGATCGGGAAGCTGACACCAAATAGTTGGAGATGTTATGGCTTGTTATTTGTGGCATGTTGCTGGTGTGATTGATTGTAAGCAACTTAGGGTTAATATTTCAATAGGCCAAAATCCTTATCCATATGTTTATAAACTTTTGCTGAATTTCAGGTCCAGAAGTTTCCATTCAGGAGCTTGCTGACTCAATTTTTGCTAGCAGGCTCTCTTGTAGAATCAAAAAAGTAGGTGCCACTCTTTTCTTTAATAGTTGTATCATTTTTGAACTTAATAGTATCTACTTTTCTTATGTTTTGAAATCATTTCTAATTTATTAAATCTTCTTGTAAATATTTATTAGAAGATCTATGTGTAACTTGTCTGTTATTTTGAATGATGGCATGTAATGATGCTTGAATTAAAAAGCTTAAGCCAATGAATTGGATAATACATTAGAAGGTGCTGGATAGATTGGCTGGTAAACATTTTATCAGGTCACCCCAAATTCCTGTATCAAAACTCATCTTCACCACTTACCCTTTGTGAAAAACAAGATAATGTATCAAATATTTATAAGGTTGCTTTCAACAGGCATCATTGTAGTTGAATAGTGCTGTGTGTTACATTAGCTCGACTCGGACTTTTCTTTCTGCTTTCATCTGTCGTCTGTCCATTTGTTACTATGATAACTAGAGAATACAGATGTCTCAATTAGGGAAGATAATATATTTGATTTTAAAGAAGTCAAACTATCGAATTTATAGAACTCCGTTCCATCTCAATATGATGACCTTAAACTCAATATGATGAATATGGTTCTTCTCTCATATCTGCAGGATCAAACAGTCGATGGAAGTAACATTAAAACTGAACTAGATTACACTGACCATGCATCAGAAGAATTAAAATGCTATCATTCTGTAACTGACGCATGGGAAGCTCATGCATCAAGTTCCAACAAAGAGTTTTATGACTATGAAGAGAAGGTGCGAGTGAAAAAGGCCAAAGGCACAGTTGTGGATGGTGAATCATCTTTCAGCCATAGCGCTAAACAGCAGGCTAGAtgggaagcagcatggcagagcaAACCTAACATTTTTAGTAAATTTGAGATGTCTGATCCAGTATTTATCAAAAAAGAAGTGCCTGAACAAATGACATCAAATCTAAATGGGAATATTCATGGGATCCTCTCCAGAGCACCTTATTTTTTCTATGGAAATGTTGTGGATGTTTCCAGAGAAACATGGAGAAGATTATCTGAATTTCTGTATGGTGCTGAGCCAGAATTTGCCAGCTGTCAGTTCTTTTCTGCTTTCATGAGAAAGGAAGGTTACCTACACAACCTTCCAAGTGGAAGAAGATTTTACATTCTCCCCAAACCGCCTGTGACCCTCGGAGAAGCGCTTCCACATACCAAAAGGTGGTGGCCATCATGGGACACCCGGAAACAGTTAGGCTGCATCAATGCTGAGACCAAAGTTGTTCGGCAGGTGTGTGAGCAGCTTGGAAAGATGATGATGGATTCACAAGGAATGCTTTCGAAAGAACAGCAAGCAAACGTTCTTCACCAGTGCAAAACACTAAATCTGATGTGGGTGGGTCAATACAAATTGAGTCCCATTGAGCCAGACCAAGTGGAAGGCATCTTAGGATATCCAAGGCATCATACTCGCATTTGGGGTCTGGAACCAGATGAAAGACTTGGGGCACTCAAGTACTCTTTTCAAACGGACACCCTAGGCTATTATCTTTCGGTATTGAAGTCTATGTTTCCTGATGGGATGCGGGTGCTCTCTATCTATAGTGGAATCGGAGGTGCAGAAGTTGCCCTTCACAGACTTGGTATCCATCTTAAATGCGTCATTTCCGTTGAACCATCTAATATCAATAGAAGGATAATCAGGAGATGGTGGCAGTACACTGGACAATCCGGAGAGCTAATACTGGTCAGAGGAGTCGAGAAGCTGACAACTCAGATGCTTGAAAATCTTGTCCACAAGTTTGGTGGATTTGACCTCATCATTGGTGGGAACCCAGGTCCTTGTATTCCTGGAAGTTGTAACGCGAGCATCTTGATGGGGATGGGTCCAAACCCCTTCTTTGAGTTTGTTCGTGTGTTCCAAAGAGTGAGAAGCATAATGGGAAGAAGCAGCAGCTGATGACAAGTAATATCACTTGTGGTAGATTCTAAACCAAGTAGAGTTTTtaaaagagaaatgacttttgcaCACTATGATGGTTAGCAGTATGAAGATGTAACTTTTGTGGCAGCAAAATCTTACTAGATTACGCTTGTGGTGTCACTGGATACCCCATCTACTAAATTGCATCTCGATTCTCTTGATTTAAGGGTATTGACAAAGAGAAAAGTTGTTACATAAAAGAGGGATATTAATTATTATATAGCGATATTTTAATGGCTAATCTATTATGTTTTATTTGGCTTAAGATGAACTGTAGCTTCCAAGTCGTAGAGAATGGTGGATATCGAGAATTCGAGGGGACATGTTGACCAACAAGTAAGTATAAGGTTGAAGCTATTAACTATTTACGAGGATATTCCTATGGATGGGGCTTGTGACGGGTAATTTTGCATGGCCAAAAagaatctatatatatacatgtatacatgtacatgtacatgtatatatatacatgtacatgtatatatatatacatatacatgtatatatatatacctatacatgtatatatatatacctatacatgtatatatatatacctatacatgtatatatatacatatatatatatatatatatatatatatatatatatatatatatatatatatatatatatatatatatatatatatatatatatatatatatatatataataggttCAGAATATATTCATCTAAGTTTTAGAAGATACATATTTCAGATATTCTGAATCAACCAATAGGTTTACCTTTtctgattttaatgatttaaaaTGATAGACTATTTACCTAAATTCATACCTTTTAGAATTTAATTAATGAAACTCGTATTATAATTAGTGATTCATGCTGTATAATCGGTTCGAATAAATTATTGGAACTTGGTGATGGTTGCATCACTCAAAAGGCAAATCGATATATGCTTATGGAAACATATAAAGGTTTGCATTAGAATAGATCATCTCTTGCCAAACAAGCATCATCGAGTTAAACCTCTATTGTAGAGCGTGCGTGATGCTTGCTGACCAAGCCATCGAGACAATGATGGAACGAGCAAACCCAaacaaagagaaaagaagaggGTGCTTGTAGAGTTTATCCATAAAATCCCCTCTTGAGATTGATTATACCGAACATACCTACCTACCTACTTAAACTATGTAGGAAGGGTTATGGCCCTATCAAATTGGTAACGCACAATTGGCTTCGCAGAGTCGAAATGCCAATAACAAGTAGTCAAGTTTGTAGATGATGGATGAGTttgacattatttatagcatcctaCAAAGTATGTTGCATATATGGCTATAATGCATGCAACTTGGTTTCACAAAAGGACGGGAGTTAATAACCCAAGAATTTTCCGAATTGGTTGTCGCAGGAAGTAATAACCGAAGCTGAAGCAAAATAACTCAACAAGTTATTTGTGCGTCTATTGCTTCCCTTTGAAAATTTGTGATAACCATGTTGGTCATGGACAAGGAGAGCGGCTATTTTTTATCTTACGTTTCACAAGTGGAAACACTCCTTGTCATCATTGTAATACAAGAGCCATAGACGATTTGTAGAGAGAGATAATCCACCCAAACCTTGTGTTTGAGTAAATGCGTTAATTTGAGTATTGAATTCAGCAAGGATTATTTGTGATTGTTTCTATTTTGAGTAAAATTGATGATGATTTTGTTTGACAGGGGTAGGTAGGTTTGTTTGTATCAgcattgaaatttattttttaagatgCTAGAAAGAGCAAGTTTGGATTGGTCCACCTTCCACTAGTCTTTTTCAAGTTGTCTTATGAGAGAAGctcccctttgtttttttttGAATGCCCCTTCTTAAAACCACAGCAGTTCTCTCCTACAAGTAGGTCCTCATCACCGACAATGGTGAATGATGCCCACTACAGTTGCTAAAAATCTTTCTCTGGTATGGAGGGGCAATCTATCTTTAGTGATGATCATTTGTTCAGGCCTTGGATTCACATGCAACATTGGGGACTTCATTAGTGATGAAGTCATGTGATGATGTTCATTCGAATCATGATAGCAATCAAAATCAATCTCTCGATGGCATGACTTGTGAGCTACATCTTTGAGGACTGCTCTTGTGTAGATGAAACAGCGGATCAGGGGTTGTAGATCATAAAATATTGCAAGAATTGTTATGATCGAGAGTActcagaggggggggtgaattagtgcagcgaaaaactttcaacgatttaaaatgacgtttgtacgataaaaacactttcgattaaaaatccatttcgaaaagtttttcaacttaagattaagcaaagtacagttgaagaaaagtaatggaggtagtttgcaattaagatagagagcagaatataaatgcaaatcgagatttagagtggttcggtcaatcttgacctacatccacttttggcttcctcctccgatgaggtcaccgatgtccactagaggcattccttcaataggcaaaggccaaccactcttttacaactttactcattttgatgggcttaggagataacctttacagattttcactcctctcttgaatgatcaaaacttagatgaaaagaaggagaagaacttttggccttttacaacacttttaagctctcaaattctcagaataagatcaagatttcggtgccctttcatgcaggaaagggtggggtttatataggccccaactggttccaatttggagctaaaaaatgtcatctcttggatttccgaggtcctaacGGTACTATtgccataattgggcggtactaccgcctagcattgctcggagaccgagctcaggcggtaccaccgcttgataggggtggtaccaccgcttggcattccTAGGAGacagagctcctaggcggtgccaccgtcggctaggaattctgggtccgaatgggctgatccattcggcccaatttgggtttgtcaagggcccaattacccctagattaagttaatgagatcaccttcgattcctaacttaatctacatgctaactatgatatttaagacattattactgcaacttacttcggtgcgtcaatcgcttcttccgacgagcttccggtgaacttccggcaaacatccgacgaatccTTGATGATGCTCCggaggacttccggcaaactccttgacttgcgaaaatccacttggcgagtttcaatgagcttctttggtaagctcttggacttctcggatttgttcctacagaacctccgacgaccgtccagacttccgtcgaactctcgaactcccaacgtgatctttgtcttgactccggctcaacacctactgcatgtcttactaccatcgtagttaatcctgcacatgtaaaacaaacttcgatctggacaattaatactaagcattaatcaaattgtctggcatgttattggtccctcgatgcttcgtccgattcttcggcacatcgtcctctcttgcagcctattgcccaatcggccagttgactctgcaactccgatatccttggcacaatacctgttcttcttggcccgatgaccgaatccacggcccgaagccttctgtcgatatgtcgatcgatccaccggcccgacgtccaatcttctaacatgttcctccggcccaacataatttttcttgctttaattgtctcatcctgatcgaagcatcttgtgtcactcaaaacgtagattaaaatataaacataattatcaattggtttcattatcaaaatacgagattcaacaatcttctcttttttgatgatgacaaccaattaatgacggagttaaacttaacttccggagtttaaacaaactccccctatcaatatgcttattgatagaaactcttggattaaaaaatccaagcaacatgtcatgatcaaatcatgcatgtcatcaacatacttctcctcctttgtcatcaacaaaaagaagtaccacaatcaagtgtttgtaatataagttctaatcatttgcatgataaacataatctctatttttatcatcatgtaattttactatcatcatagatatgtaaggtagtaagatagcatgttctactttaaacaagctagcaaattagagatgtgcaaatttaacatgttttgcttcttgagataggcaagataacacttttgcttcttttgagttaTCAATtcgttgcttctctttagatcataagttagcaattctagcaaattttacatcatgcaaggtagcaaatttttggtgatattgAAGATAGctatttttgcctcttcttgaaatttcaagctagtaattcttggtgatgttcaagatagcaatttctttcttctcttttaagaagtgtaatttttgctttcttcttgaattgtgtgagctagcaaattagctttctagcatgttttgctccccttttgtcattgtcaaaaagaaaggaagaccctttacattaatttctaaattatgacaaaggtaaatagcataaatgaaaatttaagttatgaatgtcaaaacaattattttatcatgaatatttcatcattgcatgcatcattatcataagttaaagtattgcatgtataatttcaaatcatcatgtatataaaatcatcattatatgcatgattccaattcatcatttatttcacatcatgatggtaccaattttgacaaattacatcctaccatgcatgatcgaaacttcttatttgtatacatcaaaacaaattaatgaatatttcatgtattcatatcatcacataaggaatatcaagaagaattattgggtgatgagataaatatttcatgaacacaaggaattgcataaaaatcatatcatgaaaagataaaatcatatgaataccaaaagacatgattcattttgacacatctcctctttaaaaaaaatgaaaggaattcttaggagatcatgatatagataaaattcattcaatcttataggagaacaagatattaattcaagcatataaaatttctcaattcattatgaatcataaaaaagttatggttccgaaaaatcatgattcatttaggaaaattttctctttagtacacgataagaagaaatatagcaatgataccaaacatgattcatttggatggtagatggcaaaatgaaacattgaggataaaagatctcgatttttatagagtaaatctcaagttataaatctaaaaaaatcaagataaagctcattcaaattcaaatcatcaaatcaaaatcattttcaagagattcataaaaagatgataaaatagattaatcaaagtcaataagatagagaaaaagaattttcaagaaaaatgcttttctctatttagttgtttcacacaagcatgcctttgttttttttgtaccaaaaaaatatatatatcatcaatcgtttatgattgaaaaataaatttcgtcataaaaaccatcaagatcaataaaccacaaaaatcatcatgtataactttaaaatctcatgcataaaatcgtcaaattatggtatcaaaattttaatattttcattacaactttatgcatcattaagtatacaatcgtcatgacacttacactatttcatataagcatacttatttcatttatgtcaaatcaaaacatgtatcattttttttaaaccgaaaaagccacttttattatcgtgaaaatcgataatctagaaatcacaaaaatcattatgcatcatttcgaaagaaaattcattaagcatgatcattatgcattacttcaaatcaaacatgatttcatttattttaaaaatattcattatgataggacatacaaggcaaagaaatcactaaacataaagcatattcatcaatcatggtttcattgagcataaggtattttgaaccaaaatcattttattatttgttgtagtcatgcatttttcgttttaggtgaatctatcttttcatacttagttttccatacaaaagccatgcaccatcattaagcatgatattaaatttcttaatattttcattaaaacatcaaggtttcaatcaaaatcgaaatcatcaagatacacattttttcttcttaagaaaaacatacatatgatcattagatttaaatctaatattttatttcattaacataaaacatgcaattttcattattatttttaaaattacaagcatgactatattcttgcatttttaattttttaaacatgcaatttttaagaaaaataattattcaaaaaaaagaaaatacatcatggaaaacatcaagtaatttcaaaataaattaagggggtttcgattacctcatcgttgaatgccattaaggcataatttgccacctcgcctttcttgattttctcctcgtcttcgatggagcttgattcatcccaatttttgttcttcttcttgcattcaaagcaagtagtttcgttctttttgttctttaatttttgtttcattaactttttaaatttcttagtgagtagttcttgttcaccatcacttgagcttatgcttgagtggtcttcaaatgttctatgtcctaaatccttcttgttctttggaaagtgattttgttcatcatgttcatcaagtgcattgtgcaccatttcatatgttatcaatgtactgataagttctttaagtgaaaaaatatttaaatcttttatttcttataaagctgttacttttgaatcccacttcttagaaagagaacgcaaaatcttgttcacgagttcaaagtttgaaaaacttttaccaagtgcttttagactattgatgacatccgtaaaacgagtgtacatctctccaatagtctctcttggttctatataaaatatctcaaaatcgtgtatcaaaagatttactttagaattttttacactacttgtgccttcgtgtgtgatttcaagagtacgccaaatattgaaagtcgtttcgcacaaagaaacccgattaaattcgtttttgtctaaggcacaaaataaggcattcatagcctttgcattaagagcgaaagtcttcttctccaatttattacaatcgatcatcggaagagaagactttgaaaatccattttcaacaagattccaaagttcaaaatccatggaaataaggaagatcctcattcgagtcttccagtacatgtagtccgtcctattgaacatgggtggacgtgtaatagagtagccctcttggtttccagcgtatgccatatctcttgggttttaatctgattgagagttaaccccgctctgataccaattgttaggatcaagtgcactaagagggggaggggagatgaattagtgcatcggaaaactttcgatgatttaaaatgatgttcgtacaataaaaatactTTCGATAAAAATCCATTTTGGAAAGttattcaacttaagattaagcgaagtacagttgaagaaaagcaatggaggcagtttgtagttaagatagagagcaaaatgtaa comes from the Musa acuminata AAA Group cultivar baxijiao chromosome BXJ1-10, Cavendish_Baxijiao_AAA, whole genome shotgun sequence genome and includes:
- the LOC135595151 gene encoding probable inactive DNA (cytosine-5)-methyltransferase DRM3 isoform X1; the protein is MYLNIPKRDVSSPTQVPKLRRSILQKLLKVSYVRGQSCSKMVKVEDCTDSGSSSDVEILERQRLQVTWSDLKPGSAPDLEDENAGPEASSSLDGFSSPEREEADSLFGSELDDNVDSEYHNVPSVQDGEKRLYLLAMNFAEEEVDLALKQLGESAPLSELADFIVTAQTAGSSGVNSMKGSESNLGKDEEQNAEGLFGMMDKTNYLFQMGFTEEEVSTAIDNFGPEVSIQELADSIFASRLSCRIKKDQTVDGSNIKTELDYTDHASEELKCYHSVTDAWEAHASSSNKEFYDYEEKVRVKKAKGTVVDGESSFSHSAKQQARWEAAWQSKPNIFSKFEMSDPVFIKKEVPEQMTSNLNGNIHGILSRAPYFFYGNVVDVSRETWRRLSEFLYGAEPEFASCQFFSAFMRKEGYLHNLPSGRRFYILPKPPVTLGEALPHTKRWWPSWDTRKQLGCINAETKVVRQVCEQLGKMMMDSQGMLSKEQQANVLHQCKTLNLMWVGQYKLSPIEPDQVEGILGYPRHHTRIWGLEPDERLGALKYSFQTDTLGYYLSVLKSMFPDGMRVLSIYSGIGGAEVALHRLGIHLKCVISVEPSNINRRIIRRWWQYTGQSGELILVRGVEKLTTQMLENLVHKFGGFDLIIGGNPGPCIPGSCNASILMGMGPNPFFEFVRVFQRVRSIMGRSSS
- the LOC135595151 gene encoding probable inactive DNA (cytosine-5)-methyltransferase DRM3 isoform X2, which encodes MVKVEDCTDSGSSSDVEILERQRLQVTWSDLKPGSAPDLEDENAGPEASSSLDGFSSPEREEADSLFGSELDDNVDSEYHNVPSVQDGEKRLYLLAMNFAEEEVDLALKQLGESAPLSELADFIVTAQTAGSSGVNSMKGSESNLGKDEEQNAEGLFGMMDKTNYLFQMGFTEEEVSTAIDNFGPEVSIQELADSIFASRLSCRIKKDQTVDGSNIKTELDYTDHASEELKCYHSVTDAWEAHASSSNKEFYDYEEKVRVKKAKGTVVDGESSFSHSAKQQARWEAAWQSKPNIFSKFEMSDPVFIKKEVPEQMTSNLNGNIHGILSRAPYFFYGNVVDVSRETWRRLSEFLYGAEPEFASCQFFSAFMRKEGYLHNLPSGRRFYILPKPPVTLGEALPHTKRWWPSWDTRKQLGCINAETKVVRQVCEQLGKMMMDSQGMLSKEQQANVLHQCKTLNLMWVGQYKLSPIEPDQVEGILGYPRHHTRIWGLEPDERLGALKYSFQTDTLGYYLSVLKSMFPDGMRVLSIYSGIGGAEVALHRLGIHLKCVISVEPSNINRRIIRRWWQYTGQSGELILVRGVEKLTTQMLENLVHKFGGFDLIIGGNPGPCIPGSCNASILMGMGPNPFFEFVRVFQRVRSIMGRSSS
- the LOC135595151 gene encoding probable inactive DNA (cytosine-5)-methyltransferase DRM3 isoform X3, which encodes MLASNEWICIYLFLPWESLNALCSLQSESESAPLSELADFIVTAQTAGSSGVNSMKGSESNLGKDEEQNAEGLFGMMDKTNYLFQMGFTEEEVSTAIDNFGPEVSIQELADSIFASRLSCRIKKDQTVDGSNIKTELDYTDHASEELKCYHSVTDAWEAHASSSNKEFYDYEEKVRVKKAKGTVVDGESSFSHSAKQQARWEAAWQSKPNIFSKFEMSDPVFIKKEVPEQMTSNLNGNIHGILSRAPYFFYGNVVDVSRETWRRLSEFLYGAEPEFASCQFFSAFMRKEGYLHNLPSGRRFYILPKPPVTLGEALPHTKRWWPSWDTRKQLGCINAETKVVRQVCEQLGKMMMDSQGMLSKEQQANVLHQCKTLNLMWVGQYKLSPIEPDQVEGILGYPRHHTRIWGLEPDERLGALKYSFQTDTLGYYLSVLKSMFPDGMRVLSIYSGIGGAEVALHRLGIHLKCVISVEPSNINRRIIRRWWQYTGQSGELILVRGVEKLTTQMLENLVHKFGGFDLIIGGNPGPCIPGSCNASILMGMGPNPFFEFVRVFQRVRSIMGRSSS